One Phycisphaera mikurensis NBRC 102666 DNA window includes the following coding sequences:
- a CDS encoding 7-cyano-7-deazaguanine synthase: protein MPPAPRPLLLAAGDLPSLVVLALRHRDRKPMPRLLFVHDGRDASAARLRRLREQMDRYGLGTLEELHAVHLRAERGPGGEAAHPPLADAQLLLAACQAAGRRGSTPVIWATARGDAAGDATAAVPARLAAHETCLLVRRLQEAAGVEPVPVETPLVELHLEQVMALGRRASVDPGLAWACAFRGPAPCGSCDGCRRLRAAVG from the coding sequence GTGCCCCCCGCCCCCCGTCCGCTCCTGCTCGCCGCCGGCGACCTCCCCTCGCTGGTGGTGCTCGCGCTCCGCCACCGCGACCGGAAGCCGATGCCGCGGCTGCTCTTCGTGCACGACGGCCGCGACGCCAGCGCCGCCCGTCTGCGGCGCCTCCGCGAGCAGATGGACCGCTACGGGCTGGGAACGCTGGAGGAGCTGCACGCCGTGCACCTCCGCGCGGAGCGCGGGCCCGGCGGCGAGGCGGCACACCCGCCGCTCGCCGATGCGCAGCTGCTGCTCGCCGCGTGCCAGGCGGCGGGCCGGCGCGGGAGCACCCCGGTGATCTGGGCGACCGCCCGCGGCGACGCGGCCGGCGACGCCACCGCCGCCGTGCCGGCGCGGCTGGCCGCCCACGAGACCTGCCTCCTGGTCCGCCGCCTGCAGGAGGCCGCCGGGGTGGAGCCCGTGCCGGTGGAGACCCCGCTCGTGGAGCTGCACCTCGAACAGGTGATGGCGCTGGGGCGGCGGGCCTCGGTCGATCCGGGCCTGGCCTGGGCTTGCGCCTTCCGCGGACCGGCTCCGTGCGGGAGCTGCGACGGCTGCCGGCGGCTGCGGGCGGCGGTGGGGTGA
- a CDS encoding type 1 glutamine amidotransferase, which produces MPLLILQHDEAEHAGRLGDILSDLGHRLEVRELFGGDAVPGDLDGIDGVISLGGAYNAFRDAEDAASGEQEPSWLQPEKDLLRAAHEAEVPVLGICLGAQLLAVALGGEVGPLEAEHAPEVGFQKVTSTFFGSTDPLLVGLPWASHPFHLHGQQVTKAPPGGTPIPLQGSRACKVQAFRSGLTSYGIQYHFEWTRKMMVDVLDANQAELTEAGVDLAAVKASFDDHYPLSRHLGDRLCQNLAKLLFPIDKRLPPVGVSVENFRA; this is translated from the coding sequence ATGCCCCTGCTCATCCTCCAACACGACGAAGCCGAGCACGCCGGTCGGCTGGGCGACATCCTCTCGGACCTGGGCCACCGGCTGGAGGTGCGCGAGCTGTTCGGCGGCGATGCCGTGCCCGGCGACCTCGACGGGATCGACGGCGTGATCTCGCTGGGTGGGGCGTACAACGCCTTCCGCGATGCGGAGGACGCGGCCAGCGGCGAGCAGGAGCCGTCCTGGCTGCAGCCGGAGAAGGACCTGCTCCGCGCCGCCCACGAGGCGGAGGTCCCGGTGCTGGGGATCTGCCTCGGCGCCCAGCTGCTGGCCGTTGCACTCGGCGGCGAGGTCGGCCCGCTGGAGGCGGAGCACGCGCCGGAGGTCGGCTTCCAGAAGGTCACCTCCACCTTCTTTGGCAGCACCGATCCGCTGCTGGTGGGGCTTCCCTGGGCGAGCCACCCCTTCCACCTGCACGGGCAGCAGGTCACCAAGGCCCCGCCCGGCGGCACGCCGATCCCGCTGCAGGGCAGCCGAGCCTGCAAGGTGCAGGCCTTCAGAAGCGGGCTGACCAGCTACGGCATCCAGTACCACTTCGAGTGGACGCGGAAGATGATGGTCGACGTGCTCGACGCGAACCAGGCAGAGCTCACCGAAGCCGGCGTCGACCTCGCCGCCGTTAAGGCCTCTTTCGACGATCACTACCCGCTCAGCCGCCACCTCGGCGACCGGCTCTGCCAGAACCTCGCGAAGCTGCTCTTCCCGATCGACAAGCGGCTCCCGCCGGTGGGCGTCTCGGTCGAGAACTTCCGGGCGTGA
- a CDS encoding DNA-3-methyladenine glycosylase family protein, whose amino-acid sequence MPTLTLPTPPRFDLARTVCSYGYFLLAPNFWDPAAATLSRPLRLPDGSPVDVVISQATSADRRLKVALEATVRGSARALVLGQVARMLRLDEDDRPWRRTIRRVDPALARVAIGRMFRSPTLFEDLVKTVTSCNVNWPNTRAMNRRLCLGFGGGAFPTPAQLAAASEAQLRAHARVGYRAGRIRELARRVADGELDLDALDDPRRPTDELFASFAALPGIGPYAAGNLCHLVGRYDRLAIDTETRRHFCLRQGVDRPAPTDAAANRTLDRRIAEHYAAADPFAFKYFWAELWADYQRRNGPAHAWDRATTGASFTASVLRKQDAAGG is encoded by the coding sequence ATGCCCACCCTCACCCTGCCCACCCCGCCCCGCTTCGACCTCGCCCGCACCGTCTGCTCGTACGGCTACTTCCTGCTCGCCCCCAACTTCTGGGACCCGGCGGCGGCGACGCTGTCCCGGCCGCTGAGGCTGCCGGACGGCTCGCCGGTGGACGTGGTCATCTCGCAAGCGACGTCCGCGGACCGTCGGCTCAAGGTGGCGTTGGAGGCCACGGTCCGCGGATCGGCGCGTGCTCTGGTCCTCGGGCAGGTGGCGCGGATGCTGCGGCTGGACGAAGACGACCGGCCGTGGCGGCGGACGATCCGGCGGGTGGACCCGGCGCTGGCGCGGGTCGCCATCGGGCGGATGTTCCGCAGCCCGACGCTGTTCGAGGACCTCGTCAAGACGGTCACCAGCTGCAACGTGAACTGGCCGAACACGCGGGCCATGAACCGGCGGCTGTGCCTGGGCTTCGGCGGCGGGGCGTTCCCGACCCCGGCACAGCTCGCGGCGGCGAGCGAGGCCCAGCTCCGGGCGCACGCCCGCGTCGGCTACCGGGCCGGCCGGATCCGCGAGCTGGCGCGGCGGGTGGCGGATGGCGAGCTGGACCTGGACGCGCTGGACGATCCGCGGCGGCCGACCGACGAGCTCTTCGCGTCCTTCGCCGCCCTCCCGGGCATCGGGCCCTACGCCGCCGGCAACCTGTGCCACCTCGTCGGCCGCTACGACCGCCTCGCCATCGACACCGAGACGCGCCGGCACTTCTGCCTGCGGCAGGGCGTCGACCGCCCCGCGCCCACCGACGCGGCGGCCAACCGCACGCTGGACCGGCGGATCGCGGAGCACTACGCCGCGGCCGATCCCTTCGCCTTCAAGTACTTCTGGGCCGAGCTCTGGGCGGATTACCAGCGTCGGAACGGGCCCGCCCACGCGTGGGACCGGGCGACGACCGGCGCTTCCTTCACCGCCTCGGTGCTCCGGAAGCAGGACGCCGCCGGCGGATAG
- a CDS encoding amino acid permease, translating into MAEAKAHSLEKSLGLFDVYAITTAGFFSAGFFVLPALAYDAAGPWSLLAYPLAALLMVPSMMSLAELATALPRAGGPYFFLDRSLGPAVGTVGGIGTWLALVLKSCFAFIGLGAYLAVMPIVGGWLPEDTVANAWAIKGLAVALTVGFAVLNIVGAKETTKLQNAMVISVSVVLALFIISGLYHVLAGNAAVPLELRFSAEDPTLITDGGGRGAGGLVAAIGLVFFTSVGIIKLASVSEEIAAPGRNIPIAIGLSIATATLINAVGVFLMIAVEPPEELAHSYTPAYVAATYFFTGPYSIGLMLVCLAAVAAFAASGNAGILGASRYPLAMSRDRLIGRWFGRTSGAGTPLSAILTTAGVMILVIVFLDAKSVAKLASAFVLVVFALMNLAVIVMRQARIESYDPNFRSPLYPWTPLLGLTISVWLIMQMGPLSLLFSLAVVVGSGVWYLYFAAGKVERHGAIFHWFALLGKNQHDELDAEFRQIMVEKGARQEDPFDDVVTRATVLEAPEGAGYHGLIELASEVLAKKLPRTASFITEKFVESGNFGFAPMAYGAVLPHFRSADIEKPELVMIRSAKGFVTSFKADAPPGDAGSDAKKVGSTIHAMFLLVSPEAHPGVHLRILAHLAGRLEKEDFMPAWLEADGEQTLKEILLRDERFVSVAVEPNTPAASLIDRPLHTMSLPPDVLVAMVRRRNRVFVPRGSSVLRSGDRLTVIGEPASLLEVAKKHAGADEAARERAQIERAAEERTEQAGAAPTADSPASAGHAGR; encoded by the coding sequence ATGGCCGAAGCCAAAGCCCACTCGCTCGAGAAGTCGCTCGGGCTGTTCGACGTCTACGCCATCACGACCGCCGGGTTCTTCTCTGCCGGCTTCTTCGTGCTCCCGGCCCTCGCGTACGACGCGGCCGGCCCCTGGTCGCTGCTCGCGTACCCGCTGGCCGCGCTGCTGATGGTGCCCTCGATGATGTCGCTGGCCGAGCTGGCGACGGCGCTGCCGCGGGCGGGCGGGCCCTACTTCTTCCTGGATCGCTCGCTGGGCCCGGCGGTGGGCACGGTCGGCGGCATCGGCACCTGGCTGGCGCTGGTGCTCAAGAGCTGCTTCGCCTTCATCGGCCTCGGGGCGTACCTGGCGGTGATGCCGATCGTCGGCGGCTGGCTGCCCGAGGACACGGTGGCGAACGCCTGGGCGATCAAGGGCCTCGCGGTGGCGCTGACCGTCGGCTTCGCGGTGCTCAACATCGTGGGCGCGAAGGAGACGACCAAGCTCCAGAACGCGATGGTCATCAGCGTGTCCGTGGTGCTCGCCCTCTTCATCATCAGCGGGCTCTACCACGTGCTCGCCGGCAACGCCGCGGTGCCGCTGGAGCTGCGCTTCAGCGCGGAGGACCCGACGCTCATCACCGACGGCGGCGGCCGCGGCGCCGGCGGCCTGGTGGCGGCGATCGGGCTGGTCTTCTTCACCTCGGTGGGCATCATCAAGCTGGCGTCGGTGTCCGAGGAGATCGCGGCGCCGGGCCGGAACATCCCGATCGCCATCGGGCTGTCGATCGCGACCGCGACGCTGATCAACGCCGTCGGCGTGTTCCTGATGATCGCCGTGGAGCCGCCCGAGGAGCTCGCCCACAGCTACACGCCGGCCTACGTGGCGGCGACCTACTTCTTCACGGGGCCCTACTCCATCGGCCTGATGCTGGTGTGCCTGGCGGCCGTGGCCGCCTTCGCGGCCAGCGGCAACGCCGGCATCCTCGGCGCCTCGCGGTACCCGCTGGCGATGAGCCGCGACCGCCTGATCGGCCGCTGGTTCGGCCGGACCAGCGGCGCGGGGACGCCGCTGTCGGCGATCCTCACGACGGCCGGGGTGATGATCCTGGTGATCGTCTTCCTGGACGCCAAGAGCGTCGCGAAGCTCGCTTCGGCCTTCGTGCTGGTGGTCTTCGCGCTCATGAACCTCGCGGTGATCGTGATGCGGCAGGCCCGGATCGAGAGCTACGACCCCAACTTCCGCTCGCCGCTCTACCCGTGGACCCCGCTGCTGGGGCTGACGATCAGCGTGTGGCTGATCATGCAGATGGGCCCGCTGTCGCTGCTGTTCTCGCTCGCGGTGGTCGTCGGCAGCGGCGTCTGGTACCTGTACTTCGCCGCCGGCAAGGTCGAGCGGCACGGGGCGATCTTCCACTGGTTCGCGCTCCTGGGCAAGAACCAGCACGACGAGCTCGACGCCGAGTTCCGGCAGATCATGGTGGAGAAGGGCGCCCGGCAGGAGGACCCCTTTGACGACGTGGTCACGCGGGCGACGGTGCTCGAGGCGCCCGAGGGCGCGGGCTACCACGGCCTGATCGAGCTCGCCAGCGAGGTGCTCGCCAAGAAGCTCCCGCGGACGGCGTCGTTCATCACCGAGAAGTTCGTCGAGAGCGGCAACTTCGGCTTCGCGCCCATGGCCTACGGCGCGGTCCTTCCGCACTTCCGCTCGGCCGACATCGAGAAGCCGGAGCTGGTGATGATCCGCAGCGCCAAGGGCTTCGTCACCAGCTTCAAGGCCGACGCGCCGCCCGGCGACGCGGGCAGCGACGCGAAGAAGGTCGGCTCGACCATCCACGCGATGTTCCTGCTCGTGTCGCCGGAGGCGCACCCCGGCGTCCACCTCCGCATCCTCGCCCACCTCGCCGGCCGGCTGGAGAAGGAGGACTTCATGCCGGCGTGGCTGGAGGCCGACGGCGAGCAGACGCTCAAGGAGATCCTGCTGCGCGACGAGCGCTTCGTCAGCGTCGCCGTCGAGCCCAACACGCCGGCGGCAAGCCTGATCGACCGGCCGCTGCACACGATGTCGCTGCCGCCGGACGTGCTGGTCGCGATGGTCCGCCGGCGGAACCGCGTCTTCGTGCCCCGAGGCAGCTCGGTGCTCCGCAGCGGCGACCGGCTGACGGTGATCGGCGAACCCGCGAGCCTGCTGGAAGTTGCCAAGAAGCACGCCGGCGCGGACGAGGCGGCGCGGGAGCGGGCGCAGATCGAGCGGGCCGCCGAGGAGCGCACCGAGCAGGCGGGGGCGGCGCCGACCGCGGACAGCCCGGCGAGCGCCGGGCACGCGGGGCGGTGA
- a CDS encoding DUF1810 domain-containing protein has translation MNDGLERFVDAQDPQWGDVVAELAAGQKTTHWMWYVFPQLAGLGTSETARHYAIADRTEAEAYLAHPVLGPRLLQACGLVLGHRDKDAAGMLGSTDAAKLRSSATLFARVAGEPEPFRGVLETFFHGEEDPRTVELLGA, from the coding sequence ATGAACGACGGCCTCGAACGCTTCGTGGACGCCCAGGACCCGCAGTGGGGCGACGTCGTCGCCGAGCTGGCCGCCGGGCAGAAGACCACGCACTGGATGTGGTACGTCTTCCCGCAGCTCGCGGGCCTGGGCACCAGCGAGACCGCCCGGCACTACGCGATCGCCGACCGGACCGAGGCCGAGGCCTACCTCGCCCACCCCGTGCTCGGACCGAGGCTGCTCCAGGCCTGCGGCCTCGTTCTCGGCCACCGCGACAAGGACGCCGCCGGCATGCTCGGGTCCACCGACGCCGCCAAGCTCCGCTCCTCCGCCACGCTCTTCGCCCGCGTCGCCGGGGAGCCGGAGCCCTTCCGCGGCGTGCTGGAAACCTTCTTCCACGGGGAAGAGGACCCGCGGACCGTCGAGCTCCTGGGGGCCTGA
- the hisA gene encoding 1-(5-phosphoribosyl)-5-[(5-phosphoribosylamino)methylideneamino]imidazole-4-carboxamide isomerase, with amino-acid sequence MRFLFPSIDLRGGKVVRLLRGDYDQQTTYGVSAAEQAQAYADAGATWVHLVDLDGARAGRVKHLREIREVAAIPGIRLEVGGGVRDEAAIDALLSVGVERVILGTAAIERWSWFEGLMSNPGYRDKLVLGLDAKAGHAAVSGWEQTSERTALGLARAVSDWPLAAIVYTDVATDGTLAGPNLEATAEIAAATAVPVVSSGGVGTLDDLKRLAELPLQGAIVGRALYEDRFTVAEGVAAYEGEASGG; translated from the coding sequence ATGCGCTTCCTCTTCCCCTCGATCGACCTGCGCGGGGGCAAGGTCGTCCGGCTGCTGCGCGGCGACTACGACCAGCAGACGACCTACGGCGTGTCCGCGGCCGAGCAGGCGCAGGCCTACGCCGACGCCGGCGCCACCTGGGTCCACCTGGTCGACCTCGACGGGGCCCGGGCCGGCCGCGTCAAGCACCTCCGGGAGATCCGCGAAGTCGCCGCCATCCCCGGCATCCGCCTGGAGGTCGGCGGCGGCGTCCGCGACGAGGCCGCCATCGACGCGCTGCTCTCGGTCGGGGTTGAGCGGGTCATCCTCGGCACCGCCGCCATCGAGCGGTGGTCGTGGTTCGAGGGGCTGATGAGCAACCCCGGCTACCGCGACAAGCTCGTGCTCGGGCTGGACGCGAAGGCGGGCCACGCGGCGGTTTCGGGCTGGGAGCAGACCTCCGAGCGGACGGCGCTGGGGCTGGCGAGGGCCGTCAGCGACTGGCCGCTCGCCGCGATCGTCTACACCGACGTCGCCACCGACGGGACGCTCGCGGGGCCCAACCTGGAGGCCACCGCCGAGATCGCCGCCGCCACCGCGGTGCCGGTGGTTTCCTCCGGCGGCGTCGGCACGCTCGACGACCTCAAGCGGCTCGCGGAGCTTCCGCTGCAGGGCGCGATCGTCGGCCGGGCGCTCTACGAAGACCGCTTCACCGTCGCCGAGGGCGTCGCCGCCTACGAGGGGGAGGCCAGCGGTGGTTGA
- a CDS encoding non-canonical purine NTP pyrophosphatase produces the protein MRWLLATTSPHKLAELRAVLGDLAAGWDTIATLDAATAESLVDPVEDADTFEGNAVLKARGYAEQTGRTVVADDSGIEVDAIGGRPGVRSARYSGVRGSRDRVDPANNAKLLDELAGVPLSRRGARYVCVLAVHPAPGSADHAAPGPTTLTVRGELEGRILLPSEAADPARPAAGRGSNGFGYDPLFVLPDGRTAAELEPREKDALSHRGAAARSLLGRLNR, from the coding sequence ATGAGATGGCTGCTCGCCACCACCAGCCCGCACAAGCTCGCGGAGCTGCGGGCCGTGCTCGGCGACCTCGCCGCCGGCTGGGACACCATCGCCACGCTCGACGCCGCCACCGCGGAGTCGCTCGTTGACCCGGTGGAGGACGCCGACACCTTCGAGGGCAACGCCGTGCTCAAAGCCCGCGGCTACGCGGAGCAGACCGGCCGCACCGTCGTCGCCGACGACAGCGGCATCGAGGTGGACGCGATCGGCGGGCGTCCCGGCGTGCGTAGCGCCCGCTACAGCGGCGTCCGCGGCAGCCGCGACCGGGTCGATCCCGCCAACAACGCCAAGCTGCTCGACGAGCTGGCGGGCGTGCCGCTTTCGCGACGCGGGGCCCGCTACGTCTGCGTCCTCGCCGTACACCCCGCGCCCGGATCCGCGGACCACGCGGCTCCGGGCCCCACGACCCTCACGGTCCGCGGCGAGCTGGAGGGCCGGATCCTCCTGCCCTCCGAGGCGGCCGATCCGGCACGGCCCGCCGCCGGCCGCGGCTCCAACGGCTTCGGCTACGACCCGCTGTTCGTCCTGCCCGACGGCCGCACCGCCGCCGAGCTGGAGCCCCGCGAGAAGGACGCCCTCTCCCACCGCGGCGCCGCCGCCCGCTCGCTGCTCGGGCGGCTGAACCGATAG